One Alnus glutinosa chromosome 3, dhAlnGlut1.1, whole genome shotgun sequence genomic region harbors:
- the LOC133862503 gene encoding putative pentatricopeptide repeat-containing protein At1g17630, whose protein sequence is MLRASSQRYASISSCYHKTSLSFPSNLSRSISINSHYTQIKSQTFITHDELLDFFDLLLPQCTSVQHCKQVHNQIVVSGTHQAAFLAARLVSVYARFELVIDARRVFDANPVEGLSNLLLWNSIMRACVSNGCYEEAFKLYDKMRKLGVWADGFTLPLVIRACKFMCSFNLCKIIHGHVLQMGFQNHLHAVNELIGMYGKLGRMEDARRLFDRMGVRRCISWNTMISGYAFNYDCKGAYEMFRRMELEGLKPNPVTWTSLLSSHARCGQTEETVQLFRMMRMRGTGATAEAVAVVLSVCADLFAVGRGKAIHGYVIKDGFEEYLFVKNALICMYGKCGDVKDAHNLFLKMETKNLVSWNALITSYAESGFCDEAFAIFSQLDTSDDYPMVRPNVISWSAIIGGFASKGREKESLELFRKMQLAQVMANCVTISSVLSVCAELVALNLGREIHSHVVRALMDSNILVGNGLINMYTKCGSFKEAQLVFEKIDGRDLISWNSMISGYGMHGLGENAVKTFDEMIKSELKPDSVTFVSVLSACSHAGLVAEGRRLFSQMINKFRVEPQMEHYACMVDLLGRAGFLKEASDIVKSMPMEPNECVWGSLLHSCVMYKNPDAAEETASHILNLNSATTGCYMLLSNVYAGSGRWEDSARVRISAKTKGLKKIPGHSWIEVKKKLYVFSAGNTVQQGLEEVYEILEELVLQMESECNTPDNCIFGQNIDE, encoded by the coding sequence ATGCTTCGTGCTTCCTCTCAACGTTACGCATCGATCTCTTCATGTTACCACAAGACCTCTCTCTCATTTCCATCAAATCTCAGCCGTTCAATCTCTATAAACTCTCACTATACCCAGATTAAATCACAAACCTTTATCACCCATGATGAACTTCTTGATTTCTTTGACCTTCTTCTTCCGCAATGCACCTCAGTTCAACACTGCAAACAAGTTCACAACCAAATTGTTGTTAGTGGCACACACCAGGCGGCGTTCTTGGCCGCCCGACTTGTGTCTGTCTATGCACGTTTCGAGCTCGTTATTGATGCCCGGAGAGTGTTTGATGCCAACCCAGTTGAGGGTCTTTCGAACTTGCTTTTGTGGAATTCGATTATGAGGGCTTGTGTTTCAAATGGATGCTATGAAGAAGCCTTTAAACTTTATGATAAAATGCGAAAGCTTGGGGTTTGGGCTGATGGGTTCACTTTGCCTTTGGTTATAAGGGCATGTAAATTTATGTGTAGTTTTAATTTGTGCAAAATTATTCATGGTCATGTTTTACAAATGGGTTTCCAAAATCATCTGCATGCTGTGAATGAATTGATTGGAATGTACGGGAAGCTTGGGCGAATGGAGGATGCCCGACGGTTGTTTGACAGAATGGGTGTTAGACGCTGTATTTCGTGGAATACGATGATTTCCGGTTATGCCTTTAACTATGACTGTAAGGGTGCATATGAGATGTTTCGGCGGATGGAGTTGGAAGGGTTGAAGCCGAACCCTGTGACATGGACGTCATTGCTGTCAAGTCATGCTCGATGTGGGCAGACTGAAGAAACCGTACAGTTGTTTCGTATGATGAGGATGAGAGGAACTGGGGCTACTGCTGAAGCGGTTGCTGTTGTGTTATCTGTATGTGCTGATTTGTTTGCGGTTGGCAGGGGTAAGGCCATTCATGGATATGTTATAAAGGATGGGTTTGAAGAGTACTTGTTTGTGAAGAATGCACTGATATGTATGTATGGAAAATGCGGAGATGTTAAAGATGCACATAATTTGTTCTTGAAGATGGAAACAAAGAATCTAGTGAGTTGGAATGCTTTGATAACATCATATGCTGAATCTGGATTTTGCGATGAGGCTTTTGCAATATTTTCACAGCTGGATACTTCAGATGATTATCCTATGGTCAGACCTAATGTCATAAGTTGGAGTGCCATTATTGGCGGATTTGCTTCCAAGGGCCGAGAGAAGGAATCCTTGGAACTCTTTCGGAAAATGCAGCTTGCCCAAGTCATGGCTAATTGTGTGACAATTTCTAGTGTTTTATCAGTTTGTGCAGAGTTAGTGGCATTGAATCTTGGTAGGGAAATACACAGTCATGTAGTTAGGGCTTTGATGGACAGTAATATTTTGGTAGGAAACGGCTTGATTAATATGTACACAAAGTGTGGAAGTTTCAAAGAAGCGCAGTTggtatttgaaaaaattgatggTAGGGATTTAATCTCGTGGAACTCAATGATTTCAGGGTATGGGATGCATGGGCTTGGTGAAAATGCTGTGAAAACTTTTGATGAGATGATTAAATCTGAATTGAAGCCAGATAGTGTCACCTTTGTTTCTGTTCTTTCTGCTTGTAGTCATGCTGGGCTTGTTGCTGAGGGTCGTAGGCTGTTTAGTCAAATGATTAACAAGTTTAGGGTCGAACCACAGATGGAGCACTATGCTTGCATGGTTGATCTCCTTGGGCGTGCTGGGTTTTTAAAAGAAGCAAGTGACATTGTCAAAAGCATGCCAATGGAACCCAATGAATGTGTTTGGGGTTCCCTTCTACACTCTTGTGTAATGTACAAGAATCCAGATGCTGCTGAAGAGACTGCCTCCcatattttgaatttgaactCAGCAACAACTGGGTGCTACATGCTGCTCTCAAATGTTTATGCTGGAAGTGGGAGATGGGAGGATTCTGCACGAGTGAGGATCTCAGCAAAGACAAAGGGTTTAAAGAAAATCCCTGGCCATAGTTGGATTGAGGTGAAGAAAAAGCTCTATGTGTTCTCAGCAGGGAACACTGTGCAACAGGGGTTAGAGGAAGTTTATGAGATCCTTGAGGAATTGGtacttcaaatggaaagtgaaTGCAACACACCTGATAACTGCATCTTTGGACAAaatattgatgaataa
- the LOC133863184 gene encoding LOB domain-containing protein 24-like encodes MACAVCRSQKRRCSPDCIFAPYFPPSNEFQFQTVRKVFGFRNVGKMIGDLGQFQRDEAMKCIIYEAETRALDPVGGSFAIVNHLKQSIRETETHLILIRHQLAVCRARQYQPQFFDFLQEDVNIAHDHHQATHTNSLSLHQEPHQEPQPMDVDDLLQQPSQANDIGQSSQRNDQTLQFMPRERLDLSEEAMYNALVKAREDCDPSSRVSQPRKF; translated from the exons ATGGCTTGCGCTGTATGCCGGAGCCAAAAAAGGAGGTGCTCGCCTGACTGCATTTTCGCGCCTTATTTTCCTCCCAGCAACGAATTTCAGTTCCAAACCGTGCGTAAAGTGTTCGGATTCCGCAACGTCGGCAAGATGATCGGTGACCTCGGCCAATTCCAGAGGGACGAAGCCATGAAATGTATCATTTACGAAGCAGAAACGCGTGCCCTTGACCCCGTCGGAGGCTCTTTTGCGATTGTAAATCATCTCAAACAGTCCATCCGGGAGACTGAGACCCATCTCATTCTCATTCGACACCAACTAGCAGTGTGTCGAGCTCGGCAATATCAACCCCAATTCTTTGATTTCTTGCAAGAAGATGTAAATATTGCGCATGATCATCATCAGGCCACGCACACTAATTCTTTGTCTTTGCACCAAGAACCCCATCAAGAACCACAACCAATGGACGTTGATGATCTTTTGCAACAACCATCTCAAGCCAATGATATCGGCCAGTCGAGTCAAAGAAATGATCAGACCCTCCAGTTCATGCCTCGAGAAAGACTCGACTTAAG TGAAGAAGCCATGTACAATGCTCTCGTGAAAGCGCGTGAGGACTGTGATCCGTCCAGCCGCGTTTCTCAGCCTCGCAAGTTTTGA